The Hordeum vulgare subsp. vulgare chromosome 4H, MorexV3_pseudomolecules_assembly, whole genome shotgun sequence genomic interval GCCTTGTTGGTTGGCAATTCTTTCCCTACATGGGTATGATAGCGATTTCGTTATGTCCTAACAAATGTGGTGCTTCTGGATACTCTCTTTATTATGCTGGCGAACTTGAAATTGCTTGTGTCTGACAAGTTTTCAGGGGATAACTTACTACAGCAATCCATTACACTTTTACATGTCAAAGACCCCTTGTTCAAGCGGATGGGAGCTTCCCGATTAGCTCGTTTTGCCGTTGATGGTAACCAATTATCCAAGCATTTTTAGTGTTCTGTTGCAATTCATTTCTGCGATTCTGGGCTTTGCAACATGTTACAAACTGCTTGCTTAGAGAGCTCGATTTAGACTCGTGATACTAGTATTTTTTGTATGTTAGCGCAGCTTGGTGGGACCCTTCACGGGTTCAAGTCCTGGAAACAGCCTCTTACAGAAATGTAGGGAAAGGCTGCATACAATAGATCCAAAGTGGTCGGACCCTTCCCCAGACCCTGCGCAAGCGGGAGCTACATGCACCGGGCTGCCCTTTAGCACAGCTTGGTGGGAGTTTAGGAAAAACTTAAAACAACTCAAACTAACAAGGAAACATGTAAATAAACCTATATTATGAATTAGCTCAACTAGACTTGGAAACTAAGAAATACCAGGACTCCATGGCATGACAACTTATAATCTCTCAGTATTTATATCTATGATCTATCTCCCTTGCCTCAAACCTTTCATCTTTCAGCTGCACAAGCCTGAAGCCCCATTAGATGGCTCCCTGAATCACACAGACTTATTTTTACCACACATTGTTCATGGAGAATAATCACTACTAATTGATCTATTTAGGAAAACTCCTACTTTGTGTAATGTCCTGTCCTTTATAGAAATTTGCAGTCATAAACTTAGGATGTTACATCTGTTGTGGAGAGTGTGAGCACTGAGCAATATATCCAACTCATCCCCCCTTATCTCAAAAATAGTAATATCCAACTCGTTGTGTGGTCCTGCCATTTTGCATACCCCTGCATGAGAATGATCCAGCATTGCATCTTATTAGCAGTTACTTGGACTTGAGCAATGTCGGACTCATGAGATTATGGGCTTCTTTACTAATGATTGTGCCTGTTAGATTGCTACTAGTTTATTACATGGGAAATTGGTCATTTGTGTCATCTGGTCCATTTCTGTGGTAGAAGTAACTGGAGTTTATCAGTGAAAAGGATCTAGGCATATGAAGTCTTGCAGTAGCTAAATTTCCCGTTGTCCCGTTCCTACCCCTGTAGCAGTTAACTTCAGTTTATTTGTACTTAACATTTTTGTCAGCGAAATATATTCCCAGTTTACTATTGAATGTTGTTACTAATTTCCTACATGTACAGATGAAAGGAGAATGAAGGTGGTAGAGATGGGGGGAGCTCAGGAAATTCTGAATGTGTTAGAAGGTGCTAAAGATGATAAAACACGCAAAGAAGCTCTGAAAGCTCTCGTGGCACTTGCAAAGTCGGGTGAGTAAAAATCACTAGCCATTCCCATTGACGTATGTGGTACTTGATTTTAGTTCCTTGTATCGTGCTGTTATCCGAAGTGGTCCACCTTGAATTTCATTCTTGTGTTGTAAATACAGATAAAGCTGCGGGGTTTTTGGACAAGGCAGGTGCCTACGCCATCGTCGCCTCCACTCCGGACTCCCCCGAATATGCTGAGATCGAGGCCTGCAAGGCTAGCCTTCTCAAGACGTTTGATCAACTGAAGTCGTGATGGTAAATGCCCGGGTGGATTTATATACATGTTTTCTCCAAACTGAACTTTGACTGGaccattattttgattgaagcaaGAAAACAAACTTGGTACACCGTTTTCTCTTCCTGAGCGCTCCAGTTTGTCACACCTTGGTCTTGTTGCTCCGAGACATTTTTTTTTTCAAGCACTCAACTTTGGGTTACCTTCTTTGTATGATACTGGTAATGAGTCTATGCAGTTCTTTTTTGGTGATGGGATTATCAAATGCTCTTTAATAAGAATGTAAGATATGCATGGCATGAACTTTTTCGTTGCTTCATTTGCGAAGAGCCCACCGATCTTAAACTGGACTTGTCACTTGTGTGGCCTTTATTCAAACTTACAAACCTTCTGTCTGAATAAGATAGCTAGTTCATAGCCAGAAGTACAGGATgacacttttctttttcttcccacATGGGCATGTCCCTTTCTCTGTAATGATGGATGATGATTATAGTGCAGTGCTGTTTGAGCACAAGCTTTTGCACCCAAAAAGGATGATGAGCATGATACATGTCTTGATCTTGAAAATCCGGAAAGCTAGCACACAAGGTGGAGCAACATGCTAATCTCGGGAGCCTAGTTCAGAGCGAGCAATGCAagtatgtatttatttttcatgTTACATGCATGGTTTGGAACTAGACTGTGCTAAGGTAATATTAAAACTAGGTATATAAAACATAACATTCCACATTAATAGACGCTAATCGTGTGCTAGTAATTCTGAATGTACACCATATCTTCTTCAAATCTCAGTACTCATACATCACCATATGCTaattacatactccctccgttcctaaat includes:
- the LOC123447005 gene encoding uncharacterized protein LOC123447005, whose amino-acid sequence is MQRLSQVALRRLLSPPSAASAARRAAPVAAEAACSGGAIPVLRRAGGAKVAAGGWSGGSGVLLCRRLCTYNERDDRALEEEVEKKFGWILKIFFIGTAGLVGWQFFPYMGDNLLQQSITLLHVKDPLFKRMGASRLARFAVDDERRMKVVEMGGAQEILNVLEGAKDDKTRKEALKALVALAKSDKAAGFLDKAGAYAIVASTPDSPEYAEIEACKASLLKTFDQLKS